One genomic window of Methanoculleus horonobensis includes the following:
- the guaB gene encoding IMP dehydrogenase → MYIEKMQLETTFTFDDVLLEPAESWVEPDEADVRSRFSRNIPLTIPLVSAAMDTVTESVMAITMAREGGIGVIHRNMTSEREVAEVRVVKQAEDLIEREVVAVGPEATVTDVERVMRQYGIGGVPVIENDKVIGIVSRRDIRAILPKRGEAKITAYMTKKLITASEDITAENALETMYANKVERLPVVDAEGRLVGIITMRDILEKRQYPRANRDINGKLRVAAAVGPFDFKRAMMLVEAGVDALVVDCAHGHNMNVVKAVGEIKASVAVDVVAGNIATKHAASTLAGTVDGLKVGIGPGSICTTRIVAGVGVPQVSAIANVAEVAHDADVPVVADGGIRYSGDIAKAIAAGADCIMAGSLFAGTDEAPGRVTTIKGRRYKQYRGMGSLGVMSSGESSDRYFQKKEFGRTKFVPEGVEGVTPYVGHVSDVIYQLVGGLKSAMGYTGSKTVADLKRNGRFLRITPAGYGESHPHNIMITDEAPNYRLFE, encoded by the coding sequence ATGTACATCGAGAAGATGCAACTGGAGACAACGTTTACGTTCGACGACGTGCTTCTTGAGCCCGCCGAATCATGGGTCGAGCCCGACGAGGCCGATGTCAGGTCGCGGTTCTCGCGCAACATCCCCCTGACCATCCCCCTCGTGAGCGCCGCGATGGATACGGTGACCGAATCGGTGATGGCGATAACCATGGCCCGTGAAGGCGGCATCGGTGTCATCCACCGGAATATGACCTCTGAACGCGAGGTCGCCGAGGTCAGGGTCGTCAAGCAGGCCGAGGATCTGATCGAGCGCGAGGTCGTGGCGGTCGGTCCCGAGGCCACGGTCACCGACGTGGAACGGGTCATGCGGCAGTACGGTATCGGCGGCGTGCCCGTCATCGAGAACGATAAGGTGATCGGCATCGTCAGCCGCAGGGACATCAGGGCGATCCTCCCGAAACGCGGCGAGGCGAAGATCACTGCCTACATGACGAAGAAGCTGATCACGGCCTCCGAGGATATCACGGCGGAGAACGCGCTCGAGACGATGTATGCGAACAAGGTCGAGCGTCTCCCGGTCGTGGACGCCGAGGGGCGTCTGGTCGGCATCATCACGATGCGGGATATCCTCGAGAAGCGGCAGTATCCCCGCGCGAACCGCGATATCAACGGGAAACTCCGGGTCGCCGCCGCGGTGGGCCCCTTCGACTTCAAGCGGGCGATGATGCTCGTCGAGGCAGGGGTCGACGCCCTGGTGGTGGACTGCGCTCACGGCCACAACATGAACGTCGTCAAAGCGGTCGGGGAGATCAAGGCGAGCGTCGCCGTCGACGTGGTGGCCGGGAACATCGCGACGAAGCATGCGGCCTCGACCCTTGCCGGAACCGTCGACGGGCTGAAGGTGGGCATCGGGCCGGGCTCCATCTGCACGACGAGGATCGTCGCGGGCGTGGGCGTGCCGCAGGTCTCCGCGATCGCGAACGTCGCCGAGGTGGCGCACGACGCCGACGTGCCGGTGGTCGCCGACGGCGGCATCAGGTACTCGGGGGATATCGCGAAGGCGATCGCCGCCGGCGCGGACTGTATCATGGCGGGCAGCCTCTTTGCCGGCACCGACGAGGCGCCGGGGAGGGTCACGACGATCAAGGGCCGGCGCTACAAGCAGTACCGCGGGATGGGATCGCTCGGCGTCATGAGCAGCGGCGAATCGAGCGACCGCTACTTCCAGAAGAAGGAGTTCGGGAGAACCAAGTTTGTCCCCGAAGGCGTCGAGGGAGTCACGCCCTACGTCGGCCATGTATCGGATGTCATCTACCAGCTTGTCGGCGGCCTGAAGTCCGCCATGGGCTATACGGGTTCAAAGACAGTGGCGGATCTGAAGAGGAACGGCAGGTTCCTCAGGATCACGCCCGCGGGGTATGGCGAGAGCCACCCGCACAACATCATGATCACCGACGAGGCGCCGAACTACCGCCTCTTCGAGTGA
- a CDS encoding Rpp14/Pop5 family protein, with product MRPRPPAMRTKRRYILARILPYRAWIDQKQMYFSVIEAATSLLGDAAAGLAQPAVVFCEGGYVVVRCRRGTEKDVAVALSTVTAVADERIALRTVATSGTIHALRRRMRSIRQLPGDEEVKIGETYFAVYRYPRQKVDLVEKGIKHQKSLFFTEADLEER from the coding sequence ATGAGACCGAGACCGCCGGCGATGCGGACGAAGCGGCGCTACATCCTGGCGCGGATCCTTCCCTACAGGGCGTGGATAGACCAGAAGCAGATGTATTTCTCGGTTATCGAGGCCGCGACCTCGCTCCTCGGCGATGCGGCTGCCGGTCTTGCGCAGCCCGCAGTGGTCTTCTGTGAAGGGGGATACGTCGTCGTCCGGTGCCGGCGGGGAACCGAGAAGGATGTCGCCGTCGCGCTTTCGACGGTCACCGCAGTCGCCGATGAGCGGATCGCCCTCCGGACGGTCGCCACCTCGGGGACAATCCACGCACTGCGGCGCCGGATGAGATCGATCCGCCAGCTCCCCGGAGACGAGGAAGTGAAGATCGGGGAAACTTATTTTGCGGTCTATCGCTATCCGCGTCAAAAGGTTGATTTGGTTGAAAAAGGTATTAAGCATCAGAAGTCATTGTTTTTCACCGAAGCCGATTTGGAGGAACGATAA
- a CDS encoding prefoldin subunit beta, which yields MENIPPKVQNQLAMLQQMQQQLQTVVSQKAQYEMTIREARRAVEDLADVPEDAAVFMNVGSVMMQKSKEQVLASLNERIETLDLRVKSLEKQEKALQGRFEQLSAQVRGALEGKQQPPGSA from the coding sequence ATGGAAAACATCCCGCCAAAAGTGCAGAACCAGCTGGCGATGCTTCAGCAGATGCAGCAGCAGCTCCAGACCGTAGTATCGCAGAAGGCACAGTACGAGATGACGATCCGCGAAGCCAGGCGCGCGGTCGAGGACCTGGCCGACGTCCCCGAGGATGCGGCGGTCTTCATGAATGTCGGCAGCGTCATGATGCAGAAGAGCAAGGAGCAGGTGCTCGCGTCCTTAAACGAACGCATCGAGACGCTCGATCTCCGCGTCAAGTCGCTCGAGAAACAGGAGAAGGCGCTGCAGGGCAGGTTCGAGCAGTTATCCGCGCAGGTCAGGGGAGCGCTGGAAGGCAAACAGCAGCCCCCCGGCTCCGCCTGA
- a CDS encoding 2-isopropylmalate synthase, protein MLKRTVFFTDSRANKNVTVFDTTLRDGEQTPGISFTLEEKLGIAEQLSGIGVHAIEAGFPASSDAEREIVRAITNLGLSAQVCGLARSLRADVDACIDCGVDMVHVFIPTSDVQREYTIKKTREQVLEATGDIIAYARDHVDRCMFSAMDATRTDWDYLIEVYRVAVDAGATIINVPDTVGVITPTAMKRLIERIDREVNCLIDVHCHNDFGLATANTIAAVEAGASQVQVTVNGIGERAGNADLAQTVMALSSIYGIDTGIRTTGLVETSRLVARYAGMSIPATHPIVGENAFAHESGIHSHGVITRSDTFEPGIMTPEMVGHRRRLKLGKHAGRHAVKQMLGEVHMEPADEQIDEIVIRVKAIAGKGKRVTDADLYEIAESVMQLAPDEKTLELQDVAIMTGNHVIPTASVRATVDGVEHTFSSIGNGPVDAAVRAILGIIPAPVILKEFNIEAISGGTDALGHVTIAVEDERGRVFDASASSDDIILASVEAVINAINLVCRTHKHDRKE, encoded by the coding sequence ATGCTGAAGCGTACTGTCTTCTTCACCGATAGCCGTGCGAACAAGAACGTCACTGTTTTCGACACCACACTGCGCGACGGTGAACAAACACCGGGCATCTCGTTCACGCTCGAAGAGAAACTCGGTATTGCTGAACAGCTCTCCGGAATAGGAGTCCATGCCATCGAAGCGGGCTTTCCCGCATCCTCGGATGCCGAACGCGAGATAGTCCGGGCCATCACGAATCTCGGGCTCTCCGCACAGGTCTGCGGCCTTGCGCGGTCGCTCCGGGCCGACGTTGATGCGTGCATCGACTGCGGCGTCGACATGGTCCACGTCTTCATCCCGACCTCCGACGTCCAGCGCGAGTACACCATCAAAAAGACCCGCGAGCAGGTACTCGAGGCCACCGGCGATATCATCGCGTATGCGCGCGACCACGTCGACCGGTGCATGTTCTCCGCGATGGACGCCACGAGGACCGACTGGGATTACCTGATAGAGGTATACCGTGTTGCGGTGGACGCCGGAGCGACGATCATCAACGTGCCCGACACGGTCGGGGTGATCACCCCGACGGCCATGAAACGCCTCATCGAGCGGATCGACCGCGAGGTGAACTGCCTGATCGATGTCCACTGCCACAACGACTTCGGGCTTGCGACGGCGAACACCATCGCGGCGGTCGAGGCCGGCGCCTCCCAGGTGCAGGTGACGGTGAACGGCATCGGCGAGCGGGCGGGCAACGCCGACCTCGCGCAGACGGTGATGGCGCTCTCGTCCATTTACGGCATCGATACCGGCATCAGGACGACTGGCCTCGTCGAGACCTCGAGGCTCGTCGCCCGCTACGCGGGGATGAGCATCCCGGCAACGCACCCGATCGTCGGCGAGAACGCCTTTGCTCACGAGAGCGGGATCCACTCCCACGGCGTCATCACCCGGTCGGACACGTTCGAGCCGGGGATCATGACGCCAGAGATGGTCGGGCACCGGCGCAGGCTGAAACTCGGCAAACACGCCGGGAGGCATGCGGTCAAGCAGATGCTCGGCGAGGTGCACATGGAGCCCGCCGATGAACAGATCGACGAGATCGTCATCAGGGTGAAGGCGATTGCCGGCAAGGGCAAGCGGGTTACGGACGCGGACCTCTACGAGATCGCGGAGAGCGTCATGCAACTCGCACCCGACGAGAAGACCCTGGAGCTCCAGGACGTCGCCATCATGACCGGCAACCACGTCATCCCGACGGCAAGCGTCAGGGCGACCGTCGACGGCGTCGAGCACACCTTCTCGAGCATCGGCAACGGTCCGGTGGACGCGGCCGTGCGGGCGATCCTCGGGATCATCCCCGCCCCGGTTATCTTGAAGGAGTTCAACATCGAGGCGATCTCCGGAGGCACCGACGCTCTCGGGCACGTCACCATCGCCGTCGAGGATGAGCGGGGCCGGGTCTTCGATGCCAGCGCCTCGAGCGACGACATCATCCTCGCGTCGGTCGAGGCGGTGATCAACGCGATCAACCTCGTCTGCCGGACGCACAAACACGACCGCAAGGAGTGA
- a CDS encoding DNA-directed RNA polymerase subunit P, protein MAAYKCARCKQKVEIDVNIRCPYCGHRILFKERGAGIKDLKAR, encoded by the coding sequence GTGGCTGCCTATAAGTGCGCTCGCTGTAAACAAAAAGTGGAGATTGACGTCAATATTCGCTGCCCCTACTGTGGGCACCGCATCCTCTTCAAGGAACGCGGAGCTGGAATAAAAGATCTGAAGGCTCGATGA
- a CDS encoding HisA/HisF-related TIM barrel protein produces the protein MELILAVDLAGGLVVHGKSGDRADYRPLTWGLAPSAEPEAYLSALAPRYLYIADLESLQGRTPQDDLVRRCAAMVERCYLDRGCRSPAECAAVAGVTPVVGTETAAKAIEDLAAYQTGYLSIDVKDGRVLPWGIRSSEMLRRAAALSFEGCILLNIGAVGTERGLVREELDEMRACYPGRLLYGGGVAGVDDIHLLADAGFDGAIIATAVHHGTVPLEWLRRGRPC, from the coding sequence ATGGAACTGATTCTTGCAGTCGATCTGGCAGGCGGTCTCGTTGTGCACGGGAAGTCCGGAGACCGTGCCGATTACCGGCCGCTGACCTGGGGACTTGCCCCCTCGGCCGAACCGGAAGCCTACCTATCCGCTCTCGCGCCCCGGTACCTCTACATCGCCGACCTCGAGAGCCTCCAGGGCAGGACGCCGCAGGACGACCTCGTCCGGCGCTGCGCCGCCATGGTCGAGCGATGCTACCTCGATAGGGGCTGCCGGTCGCCCGCCGAATGCGCCGCGGTCGCGGGCGTGACGCCGGTCGTCGGCACGGAGACGGCCGCGAAAGCGATCGAGGACCTTGCAGCCTACCAGACCGGATATCTCAGCATCGACGTCAAAGACGGTCGGGTGCTCCCCTGGGGCATCCGGTCTTCGGAGATGCTCCGCCGTGCGGCGGCACTCTCGTTTGAGGGGTGCATCCTCCTCAATATCGGTGCCGTGGGGACGGAACGGGGCCTCGTCAGAGAGGAACTCGACGAGATGCGGGCGTGCTACCCCGGCCGTCTCCTCTACGGGGGCGGGGTCGCCGGGGTCGACGACATCCATCTCCTCGCCGACGCCGGGTTCGACGGCGCGATCATAGCGACCGCCGTTCATCACGGCACGGTGCCGCTCGAATGGCTCCGGAGGGGACGCCCGTGCTGA
- a CDS encoding ribosome assembly factor SBDS, producing MIPLDQAVVARLESYGERFEVLVDPNQAMRIRQGEKIDLEDVVAADSIFSNAAHAERASEEALLKVFKTTEFEQAALRIIQKGEIHLTAEQRRHLIAEKRNRVITFIARNAVNPQSGFPHPPQRIELAMEEARVSIDPFKSVEEQVKEVVKALRPLLPIRFEEIRIAVKVPADYAARAYEITTAGSLEREEWQKDGSWIAVVKIPAGIQEEFYDLVNKVSKGNAETRIVERVS from the coding sequence ATGATCCCTCTCGACCAGGCAGTAGTGGCGCGGCTTGAGAGCTACGGAGAGCGGTTCGAGGTCCTCGTCGACCCCAACCAGGCCATGCGCATCCGGCAGGGCGAAAAGATTGATCTGGAGGATGTCGTCGCCGCCGACTCCATCTTCTCGAACGCCGCCCATGCCGAGCGGGCCTCCGAAGAGGCTCTCCTGAAGGTCTTCAAGACGACCGAGTTCGAGCAGGCGGCGCTCCGGATCATCCAGAAGGGCGAGATCCACCTCACGGCGGAGCAGCGCCGTCACCTCATCGCGGAGAAGCGGAACCGGGTCATCACGTTCATCGCGAGGAACGCCGTCAACCCGCAGTCCGGGTTCCCTCACCCCCCGCAGCGTATCGAGCTTGCGATGGAAGAGGCGCGGGTGAGCATCGACCCCTTCAAGTCCGTCGAGGAGCAGGTCAAAGAGGTGGTCAAGGCGCTCCGCCCGCTCCTCCCCATCCGGTTCGAGGAGATCCGGATCGCCGTGAAGGTCCCGGCGGATTATGCCGCGAGAGCATACGAGATCACGACCGCGGGATCGCTCGAGCGGGAAGAGTGGCAGAAGGACGGATCCTGGATCGCCGTCGTCAAAATTCCGGCGGGCATCCAGGAAGAGTTCTACGACCTGGTGAACAAGGTTTCCAAGGGGAATGCGGAGACCCGGATCGTCGAACGGGTGTCGTGA
- a CDS encoding 50S ribosomal protein L37ae: MASRKQSAKGRVVGSSGRFGPRYGRFIRKRVNQIETVSRASHACPRCDQKAVKRVGTGIWACRKCGFKFAGGSYVPETPVMRVAARSIERSLQKEG; encoded by the coding sequence ATGGCAAGTCGCAAACAGAGTGCAAAGGGCAGGGTAGTCGGAAGTTCCGGGCGTTTCGGTCCGAGGTATGGCCGGTTTATCCGGAAGAGGGTCAACCAGATCGAGACGGTCTCCCGCGCGAGCCATGCGTGCCCCCGCTGCGACCAGAAAGCGGTCAAGCGTGTGGGAACAGGTATCTGGGCGTGCCGCAAGTGCGGATTCAAGTTTGCAGGCGGCAGCTATGTCCCGGAGACGCCGGTGATGCGCGTCGCCGCGCGGAGCATCGAGCGGTCGCTGCAGAAGGAGGGTTAA
- a CDS encoding KEOPS complex subunit Pcc1, translating to MTHTAIFRFATPDARALYLSVCQEIGDVGERSSVRVGLADDDTLVLEVSATDIPALRAALNTWLRLITIAVEMRELAVPSGESPWGGGAGRRSLSEPSHFKGFTPLSCRDRAESREGRCPPPKILLLIFIPFEE from the coding sequence ATGACGCATACGGCAATCTTCCGGTTCGCGACCCCCGATGCCCGTGCCCTCTACCTCTCCGTCTGCCAGGAGATTGGCGACGTGGGCGAACGGTCGTCCGTCCGGGTCGGGCTCGCGGACGACGATACGCTCGTCCTCGAGGTGAGCGCCACCGATATACCCGCGCTCCGGGCGGCCCTGAACACCTGGCTTCGGCTGATCACGATTGCGGTCGAGATGCGGGAACTTGCCGTCCCGTCCGGTGAGTCCCCGTGGGGGGGCGGCGCGGGACGGAGATCCCTTTCTGAACCCTCACATTTTAAGGGCTTCACGCCCCTATCATGTAGAGATAGGGCAGAGAGCCGGGAAGGCCGCTGTCCGCCACCCAAAATATTGTTACTGATCTTCATCCCATTCGAGGAGTAG
- a CDS encoding ArsR/SmtB family transcription factor codes for MLDGSDVSRLLDILGNRNRRRIIELLRQKPCFVTEISERLVLSPKAVIEHLQMMEREQLLVSYQDERRRKYYYLSHDINVIVNLQKQDGVTLPSVEENQRTRFARNLGAFKRMVRARDELLDNLEQLEREIESRFAEVMRMRGNFVADDGDLEIILALSHADLRLAELEEVSSLSTDELKQRLGNLTHTGVVERINDRYRIRGTHGE; via the coding sequence ATGCTCGATGGCAGTGACGTTTCCCGTCTCCTCGATATCCTGGGAAACCGGAACAGACGGCGAATAATTGAACTGCTGAGGCAGAAACCGTGTTTTGTGACCGAGATCTCCGAGCGCCTGGTGCTCAGTCCGAAAGCGGTGATAGAACACCTGCAGATGATGGAGCGCGAGCAACTCCTCGTATCCTATCAGGATGAACGCAGGCGAAAGTATTACTACCTCTCGCATGACATCAATGTCATCGTAAACCTGCAAAAGCAGGACGGGGTTACGCTTCCCTCCGTTGAAGAGAACCAGAGAACACGATTTGCAAGAAACCTCGGGGCGTTCAAGAGGATGGTTCGGGCTCGCGACGAACTGCTGGATAACCTCGAACAACTGGAGCGGGAGATCGAATCGAGGTTCGCCGAGGTCATGCGCATGCGGGGGAACTTCGTCGCCGACGACGGGGATCTGGAGATCATCCTCGCCCTCTCACATGCCGATCTGCGCCTCGCTGAACTCGAGGAAGTGAGCAGCCTGTCCACGGATGAGCTGAAACAGAGACTGGGCAACCTCACACACACGGGGGTTGTCGAGCGAATCAACGACCGATACCGGATACGTGGTACACATGGCGAATAA
- a CDS encoding (5-formylfuran-3-yl)methyl phosphate synthase: MQLLVSPSSIEEARSSLSADIIDVKKPSEGSLGANFPWIIRGIKEIAGKKPVSAAIGDNEYKPGTAALSAYGAAHAGADYIKVGLMFDGDDRAREVIEAVTTAVKREFPEKYVVIAGYADFARMGTISPLAISSLVADAGADVAMIDTGIKDGKSLFEFMDEETLTRFTERNRELGLQTALAGSLKFEDLDALKRIDPEIIGVRGMVCGGDRTTVVRAELVEKAMMMLR; the protein is encoded by the coding sequence ATGCAATTACTCGTCAGTCCAAGCAGCATTGAGGAGGCAAGAAGCTCGCTTTCCGCTGACATCATTGACGTGAAGAAACCCTCGGAGGGGTCGCTGGGCGCAAATTTTCCCTGGATTATCCGGGGAATCAAGGAGATCGCCGGTAAGAAGCCTGTCAGCGCTGCAATCGGGGACAATGAGTATAAACCGGGAACCGCAGCTCTTTCTGCATACGGCGCCGCGCACGCCGGTGCCGATTATATCAAGGTCGGCCTGATGTTCGACGGGGACGACCGTGCCCGCGAGGTCATCGAAGCGGTGACCACAGCGGTGAAGCGTGAATTCCCCGAGAAATACGTCGTCATCGCGGGCTATGCTGATTTTGCGAGGATGGGCACGATCTCCCCGCTCGCGATCAGTTCTCTGGTCGCGGACGCCGGGGCCGACGTCGCCATGATCGACACCGGTATTAAAGATGGGAAGAGTCTCTTTGAGTTCATGGATGAAGAGACACTGACCAGGTTCACCGAGCGGAATCGGGAACTCGGGTTGCAGACGGCTCTTGCCGGTTCGCTGAAGTTCGAGGATCTCGATGCCTTAAAGCGGATCGACCCCGAGATCATTGGTGTCCGGGGGATGGTCTGCGGAGGCGACCGAACGACGGTGGTCAGGGCGGAACTGGTGGAAAAAGCAATGATGATGCTCAGGTGA
- a CDS encoding RNase P subunit p30 family protein, whose translation MKITDAGIHPYPAGDSTVARMALEAAGLGFDSTVVIGDAVHRSPGIEVLRGTVIGAASVKEVLKRVRDPAVRRADIVYVDAGDISFNRAVVSVKEVNVVRSIHATRRNAFDHVAARTAAEQGVAVDISMAPIIYLRGTRRQRALQRYADVLSLQRRYGFPLTISSDARSILGQRSIREIHGLCALFEMTGAEVTEALSSIGRLIEPHRPVRVVE comes from the coding sequence ATGAAGATCACAGATGCCGGTATACATCCCTATCCTGCCGGTGACTCGACGGTTGCGCGAATGGCGCTCGAAGCAGCAGGACTCGGGTTCGATAGCACCGTTGTTATCGGAGATGCCGTGCATCGGTCTCCCGGTATCGAGGTTCTCCGGGGAACCGTGATCGGTGCCGCGTCCGTAAAAGAGGTCTTGAAGAGGGTGCGTGATCCCGCCGTCCGGCGGGCCGACATCGTCTACGTCGACGCCGGGGATATCTCCTTCAACCGTGCGGTCGTCTCCGTCAAAGAGGTGAACGTCGTCAGGAGCATCCATGCCACCCGGAGAAACGCCTTCGATCACGTCGCCGCAAGGACGGCGGCCGAGCAGGGCGTCGCGGTGGACATCTCGATGGCTCCCATCATCTACCTTCGCGGGACGAGGCGTCAGAGGGCGCTGCAGCGGTATGCGGACGTCCTCTCTCTGCAGCGGCGATACGGCTTCCCGCTGACGATTTCGTCCGATGCCCGCTCGATACTCGGGCAGCGATCTATTCGCGAGATCCACGGTCTCTGCGCACTCTTCGAGATGACCGGGGCGGAAGTGACCGAAGCGCTCTCGTCCATCGGCCGGCTCATCGAGCCGCACCGGCCCGTGAGGGTGGTCGAATGA
- the psmA gene encoding archaeal proteasome endopeptidase complex subunit alpha, whose amino-acid sequence MQPQYQMGYDRAITVFSPDGRLYQVEYAREAVKRGTTAVGIKCSEGVVLIVDKRVTSRLLEPVSIEKIFKIDAHIGVASSGLVGDARSLVDRARVESQINRVSYNEPINVEILAKKLCDHMQTYTQFGGARPYGTALLIAGVSDGEARLFETDPSGTLLEYKATGIGTGRPAVIKTFEDEYQEDADFSGAIRLGIKALHAATEGKLDVSAIEIGVVSIETGEFRKMEKDEVKAYVDQFEE is encoded by the coding sequence ATGCAACCACAATATCAGATGGGATATGACCGGGCAATCACGGTGTTCAGCCCGGACGGAAGGCTTTACCAGGTCGAGTACGCCAGAGAAGCGGTGAAACGAGGCACGACGGCCGTTGGAATCAAGTGCAGCGAAGGCGTCGTGCTGATCGTCGATAAAAGGGTGACGTCCCGGCTCCTCGAACCGGTTTCTATCGAGAAGATCTTCAAGATCGACGCGCATATCGGCGTTGCGTCCTCCGGCCTCGTCGGCGATGCGCGGTCTCTCGTGGACCGGGCGCGGGTCGAGTCCCAGATCAATCGTGTCTCCTACAACGAGCCGATAAACGTCGAGATCCTCGCGAAAAAGCTCTGCGACCATATGCAGACCTACACCCAGTTCGGCGGTGCACGCCCCTACGGAACCGCTCTCCTGATCGCAGGAGTCAGCGACGGTGAGGCCCGTCTCTTCGAGACCGATCCGAGCGGCACGCTGCTCGAGTACAAGGCGACCGGGATCGGAACCGGACGTCCTGCCGTCATAAAGACCTTCGAGGACGAGTACCAGGAGGATGCGGACTTCTCCGGCGCCATCAGGCTCGGAATCAAGGCCCTGCATGCCGCGACGGAGGGCAAGCTCGACGTGAGCGCCATCGAGATCGGCGTCGTCTCCATCGAGACCGGGGAGTTCCGGAAGATGGAGAAGGATGAGGTAAAGGCATACGTCGACCAGTTCGAAGAGTGA
- a CDS encoding HEAT repeat domain-containing protein has protein sequence MTIQTLISRLSDRDKAVRAEAMHGLVAMGKPAAPVCIALLSDGDWKVRYRAAEALGLLGDGGAYAPLVAALDDEKDHVRYMAAKGLGLLGDPHAVERLGRMRDDENEFVRRSAARSLGTIGGEEAVVALREALEGETTDGVRATILEALRDAGVDTALH, from the coding sequence TTGACCATACAGACCCTGATCTCTCGGCTCTCCGACCGGGACAAGGCGGTGCGGGCGGAAGCGATGCACGGGCTCGTGGCGATGGGAAAACCCGCCGCGCCCGTCTGCATTGCCCTGCTCTCGGACGGCGACTGGAAGGTGCGCTATCGTGCGGCTGAGGCTCTCGGGCTGCTCGGCGACGGTGGGGCGTATGCGCCCCTCGTCGCCGCTCTCGACGATGAGAAAGACCACGTCCGCTACATGGCGGCGAAGGGGCTCGGGCTGCTCGGCGACCCCCATGCGGTCGAGCGGCTCGGACGGATGCGAGATGACGAGAACGAGTTCGTTCGACGGAGCGCAGCCCGGTCGCTCGGCACGATCGGCGGTGAAGAGGCGGTTGTAGCGCTCCGTGAGGCTCTCGAAGGCGAGACGACGGACGGCGTCCGGGCGACGATCCTCGAAGCCCTCCGCGATGCCGGTGTGGATACAGCACTTCACTGA
- a CDS encoding Brix domain-containing protein, producing the protein MTVVTTSRKPAPEVRTLARDLAFSIGAGYVTRGKAGMGDLFALDESVLIVSKSGPFFLILVYDGGEPAAEIRVGSFAVEERVGAIARGLFVSDRFVYEALKDHADVVFAGESLTGHRIVFDGTQRKRYTLKVAP; encoded by the coding sequence ATGACGGTCGTCACGACGTCACGCAAACCGGCTCCCGAGGTGCGCACCCTTGCGCGGGATCTGGCGTTCTCGATCGGCGCCGGATACGTCACCCGCGGCAAAGCGGGCATGGGTGACCTTTTCGCCCTCGACGAGTCGGTTCTGATCGTATCGAAATCCGGCCCTTTTTTTCTGATTCTGGTATATGACGGCGGAGAGCCGGCGGCAGAGATCCGTGTCGGGTCGTTCGCCGTCGAAGAGCGGGTCGGTGCGATCGCCCGCGGCCTCTTCGTCTCGGATCGCTTCGTATACGAGGCGCTCAAGGATCACGCCGACGTCGTGTTTGCCGGGGAGTCCCTCACGGGACACCGGATCGTCTTTGACGGAACGCAACGGAAACGCTACACCCTGAAGGTGGCGCCATGA
- the tmk gene encoding dTMP kinase, whose amino-acid sequence MLITIEGIDGSGKSTLLARLHELLADLDPLFTREPGATWVGESVRRAIAERMDPITEALLFCADHAAHIDTVIRPALDEGKLVISDRYADSRFAYQPVVLDGVLPDPLSWLRGIHEGWSIRPDRTFLLVLPIEDAVSRLCPEKKREYFENAAILTRVQENYLNLAAADPARFVAVDALLEKEEVARFIADEIRAGARSSRRRPRA is encoded by the coding sequence GTGCTGATCACCATCGAAGGGATCGACGGGAGCGGCAAGAGCACGCTTCTTGCCCGTCTCCATGAACTGCTCGCCGACCTCGACCCCCTCTTCACCCGCGAACCCGGCGCCACCTGGGTCGGCGAGTCGGTGCGGCGTGCGATCGCCGAGCGGATGGATCCGATCACCGAGGCGCTCCTCTTCTGCGCCGACCACGCCGCGCATATCGATACGGTGATCCGGCCCGCCCTCGACGAGGGAAAGCTCGTCATCTCCGACCGCTACGCCGACTCGCGGTTCGCCTACCAGCCGGTCGTCCTCGACGGCGTCCTCCCCGACCCGCTCTCCTGGCTTCGCGGGATCCATGAGGGGTGGTCGATCCGGCCCGACCGGACGTTCCTCCTGGTTCTGCCGATAGAAGACGCTGTATCGAGGCTTTGCCCTGAGAAAAAGAGAGAGTATTTCGAGAACGCCGCTATCCTTACACGGGTGCAGGAGAACTACCTGAACCTTGCAGCAGCCGACCCGGCGCGGTTCGTCGCCGTCGATGCGCTGCTCGAAAAAGAAGAAGTTGCCCGGTTCATCGCCGACGAGATCAGGGCTGGTGCCCGATCGTCACGACGACGTCCCCGAGCGTGA